Below is a window of Arthrobacter sp. SLBN-112 DNA.
CATTTCCTCGGCGGCGCGGGTCCGGACGCCCTCGGGGTCGCCGTCGCCCCAGACCTTCGTGCCCACGATGGCTTCGTGGCGGAAGTCGATCGGGTCATCGCAGACGGCCTGGCCCTTGAGGTGGTTGGAGATGGCCCAGACCTTGAGGTTGTACTTCTCCAGGATTTCGAGTTTGGCGTCGACGTAGCCGGGTTCGTCCCAGCGCCAGGCGTCCAGGTGGTCCCCGGAGACGGCGATTTCCAGGCCGTCGTAGCCCCAGCCGGAGGCCAGGCGCGCGACTTCCTCGAAGGGCAGGTCGGCCCACTGGCCGGTGAACAGGGTGAAGGGGCGGGGCATGCAGGGCTCCTTGGAAGATAAGGGCGCTAGTGGCGCACGACGGTGAGGGTGCTTTTGTTGGCTGCGGATTCTTCTACGGCGTCCAGGACGCGCTGGACGTTCAGTCCTTCTTCGAACGACGGCGAAGGCTGGGTTCCGTTCCGGATGGCCGTCAGGAAGTCGCGGATCTGGTGGGTGAAGGTGTGTTCCCAGCCGATCACATGGCCCTGGGGCCACCACGCGTCCAGGTAGGGGTGCTCGGGTTCGTTGACCAGGATCCGGCGGAAGCCCTGCTCGCGAACGGGCAGGGTAGCGTCCAGGAACCTGAGTTCATTCAGCGACTCCAGGTTGAAGGTCAACGCGCCGTCGGTGCCGTACATCTCTATCTGAAGGCTGTTCTTCTGACCGGTCGCCACGCGGGATGCTTCGACGGAGGCGCCGATGTCTCCAGTAAGCCAGAAGGTTGCCCACGCGGCGTCGTCCACGGTGACGTCCTCCAGCCCGTCCGGGCCCGGCCGCTGGGTGACGAACGTCTTCAACACCCCGGAGGCCTCAAGGATAGTTTCCCCGGTGAGGTACTGGATCTGGTCAATGGCGTGGGAGGCGATGTCCCCGAGGGCGCCGGAGCCGGCGGTTTCCTTGCGCAGCCGCCAGCTCATGGGGGCCTGGGCGTCGGCGAGCCAGTCCTGCAGATAGGCTGCCCGGACGTGCCGGACGGTGCCCAGGCGTCCCTCGGCGATCAGTTCCCTGGCCAGGGCCAGCGCCGGGACACGGCGGTAGTTGAATCCGATCATGGACTGCACCCCCCAGGCGCGGGCCTTGGCGGCCGCGGCGGTCATGAGTTCGGCCTCGGCCAGGGTGTTGGCCAGCGGCTTCTCCACCAGCACGTGCTTGCCTGCCTCCAGCGCTGCGATGGCGATCTCGGCATGCATCCAGCCCGGCGCGCAGATGTCCACGATGTCGATGTCATCCCGGGTGATCACGGTGCGCCAATCCGTAACCGACTCGGCCCAGCCATATCTGGCGGCAGCCTCTGCCACGGCGCCGGCGTCCCGGCCCACCAGGACCTTCTGCTCGAAGGCCTGGACGTCGAAGAAGCTGGCCACGTTCCGCCATGCATTCGAGTGCGCCTTGCCCATGAAGGCGTAACCGATCGCGGCCACACCCAGCGGGCCCTGGCCCCGGGCAGGGGTGTGGTCGGGTGCGTGACCGGGGATGGTCATGTTCTTGTTCCTCGCTGTTTCTAGAGAGTTGCGGTTTCCGGCGCCCAGTCCTCAGGGACGGCAGCCGAGACGGGTGCGTTGCTGGTGACATCCACGAACGAGCCCGATTCAATGGACTCGGCGATCGAGACCATGCTGTCCAGCACGTGGTAAGCGAGGTCGCCCGTGGCGCGGTGCGGGAGGCCGGCACGCAAGGCGCGGGCCATGTCCAGCACGCCCAGGCCGCGGCCGTTGGCGGGTCCGGTCGCCGGGATGAACTCCGGTTCTCCCACGCCCGGACGCCACAGATTCAGCCCGCCGTCGAAATAGTTCGGGTCCGGCAGCGAAAGCGTAGCCTCCGAGCCGGTGATTTCCACGAACCCAGTCCGTCGGCGCGGGGACTCGAAGCTGAACACGCTGTGCGAGGACTGGCCGCCCTCGAACTGGAGCATCGCACTGACGTGCGTGGGCACCTCGACGGCGAACTCCTCCCCGGCCTTGGGGCCAGAACCAATGACGCGAGCCGCTTTCGCGCAAGAGCCGACGGCGGCCACCTTCCGGACCGAGCCGAAGGTCTGAACCAGGGCGGTGAGGTAGTACGGACCCATGTCGAACAGGGGACCGGCGCCGTACTGAAACAGGAAGGCCGGGTTCGGGTGCCAGGACTCCGGGCCCGGGGTCTGGAACGTGGTCAAACCGGTCAACGGCGTGCCGATGTCACCGCGCTCAATAATGCGCCGCGCGGTCTGCAGGCCCGCACCAAGGAACGTGTCCGGGGCGGTGCCCAAACGGATACCAGCCGCGTATGCCGCCTTGAGCAGGCCAAGCCCGGACTCGCGCTCCAGGGAGAAGGGCTTCTCGGTCCAGACGTGCTTGCCTGCGTTAACGGCGGCGGTGGCCACCTCTACGTGCGCCGCGGGAATGGTCAGGTTAACGATGATTTCGACGTCGGGATGGTTCAGCGCCACCTCAGGCGCACCGAATTCCGGAATCCCGTATTCCTTGGCCCGTGCCGCGGCGGCCTCGACGAAGATGTCCGCGATCACCAGGACTTTAAGGTCGGGGAAGACCGTGAGGTTGTTCAGGTACTGCTTGCTGATGTTACCCGCGCCGATGACGGCGACGCCCACAGGGCCTTTGCGGTTTGATGGAGAGAAGCTCATGCCTTCGCTCCTGCCGACTGTGCATTGAGGAAAGCGAGGCTTTCGGCGATGCCCTCGAAGATGTCACCGGAGTAGTCATCGAACTCCACCACGCCAACTTCCAGGGACTTGGCAGCAGCCATGACATCCAGGACCGGGATGCTGCCCTGGCCTGCGGGGAGCTGGGCAGCCTTTTCGCGATTTATTGGTCCGTCCTTTATGTGGATGAGCTTAACCCGGCCACCCAGGCGCGCCACGAGCTCCGCGGGATCCTGGCCACCAACAGCAACCCAATAGGTGTCCACCTCCAGGACCACCTCCGGGGCCAGCAACCCCTCGAAATACTCCAATGCGGTCTTGCCCTCGATAGTGGACTCCAGCTCCCACGCATGGTTGTGGTAGCCCACTCGGATGCCATACTCGGCACCCTTCTTAGCAGCGGCGTTGAGCTTCTCCGCGGTCGCTCGGATGGTTTCGGCGTCCTGCCAGTGCTCGGCCGGGAGGAATGGGTCAATGACGGTGGCGATGCCCAGTTCCTTGGCAGCTGCGAAAATCTCGTCCTGATCGGCAGAAAGCAGCGGTGCGTGGCCGGAAGGCGCAGTGAGCCCGTTCTCCTTCAGTGCGGCGCCGAGCTCCTTGGCCGTGGCCACGAAGTTGTACGGTTCAACCTGCGTGAAACCGATCTCAGCAACCTTCTTGATGGTCCCAGGCAGATCCTCCTGGATGGCGTCGCGGAGGGTGTACAGCTGGAGTGAATACGACATGGGTTCCTTTAGATAAATGCGCCCGTCGAAAACGGCGCAGCGGAGCGATGCGGTCCCGCGTTGCCGGAGGGATCTCTGCAAGCGGAACCTATAGGAATATTCCCATAGTAGATTCGAAATTGAGCTTGTCAATGGGCGCCACTGACCAATTGCCCGTCCGCCCGCGGGAAATGGTGCTTGACATCACATTCACCGGCGCTCACTATAGGACTATTCCCATAGCCCACCGGTGTATCTGTGCCGGAACATTCAAAGGAGAATGCAGTGCATTCACCCAAACGAACGACGGCCGCCCTTGCAGCCCTAACGGCCCTCGGCCTTCTGCTCTCAGCCTGCGGAAACGGTGGCCAATCGACTGGCGCGGCCAGTGCGGGAGGATCTTCAGGGACGCTGACAATCGCTGCCGTCTCGGACAACAATTCGTTCGATCCCGCAGCCCTGGAGATTGGCAACAAGGTCCACTACTGGATGCCGGTCTACGACACCTTGCTGGTCTTCGACGAGAACGCAGAGTTGAAGCCAAATCTGGCTACTGCCTGGACGTATAACTCAGACAACACGGTGCTTAATCTCAAACTTCGTAGCGGGGTCAAGTTCACGGACGGCACGCCATTCGACGGCGCAGCAGTCAAGGCAAACTTGGAGCACCTGAAGGCCGGGAAGGGCCAGAACGCATACATGGCCGACTCCATCTCCAGCGTCGACGTCGTCAGCCCCACCGAAGTAAACCTCAACCTCACGGCGCCCGACCCCGGCCTGGTGTTCTACCTCGGCGTTGTCGGCGGCGCCATGGCCAGCCCTGCTGCAGAAACCTCCCCCGAGATCGCCACAACACCGGTCGGCAGTGGTCCCTACAAGCTGGACAAGAGCGCGACAACGCTCGGCAGCCAGTACACCTACACACGAAACCTCGACTACTGGAACAAGGATGCCTTCCCATACGACAAAATCGTCGTTAAGCCCATTTCTGACGCCACGGCACGGCTCAATGCCCTGAAATCCGGTCAGGTTGATTCAGGCCTGATTGAAGCGAAGAGCGTCAAGGAGGCCGAGGCAAGCCGGCTCAACATCATCAACCCTCCGATTGACTGGCGAGGCCTGTTCATCGCCGACCGGGAAGGCAAGACTGTTCCGGCACTCGGCGACGTGCGCGTCCGGCGCGCAATCAACCTCGCCATTGATGGTGGCGCCCTTCTTAAGAGCCTCCAACTCGGCCAGGGTGAAGTGACCGATCAAATCTTCAACAAGAAGAGCCAGGCATACGTTTCCGACCTGGACAACAAATACCGTTTCGACGTCGACGCCGCCAAGAAGCTGATGCAGGAAGCCGGCTATGCGGACGGTTTCGAGGTCCTGATGCCTGATTTGGCTGGCTTCCCGGATGTAACACCCATTCTCGAGCAGCAACTGAGCGCTATCAACATCAAGGTCAAGTGGCAGAAGGTTTCGGCGGACTCAACAATCTCCGCTTTGCTGTCAGGAAAGTTCCCGATGTTCTTCTTCTCACTGGGCAGCCAGTCAGCCTGGCAGGACATCCAGAAGGTGGCCCTGCCGACATCTCCCTGGAACCCCGCCAAGGTCAACAATGCGGAGCTGAACGCCCTCGTGCAGGCAGCCCGGGTTGCAAAGCCCGGTGACGAACAGAACAGAGCGATGCAGGCTGTCAACACCTGGCTGGTGGACAACGCCTGGTTCGCGCCCTTGTACCGCTCCAATATCATCATCGCTTCCAGCGTCAAAACGAATGTGACCCCCCAACCGTGGAACGCGGTCCCCTGGATCCGGAACTACCGGCCCGCTTCCTAAACCGACCAGGTGGTGGCCCGCATGAGCGGGGCACCACCACTTCCAGACGGTGAACCCATGATCAATTTCCTGGCACGTCGCCTCCTCTCCGGCGTCGTCCTCATCCTCGTCATCACGACAATCACTTATGCACTCATCTACTCCAATGCCGCCAACGCCGCGCGCAACATCCTTGGCGAAAGTGCCACGGCAGCAGACGTCGCAGCTAAGGCCAAGGAACTGGGACTGGACCGCCCGCTCCACGTCCAGTATCTGGACTGGCTCAGCAACGCAATCCACGGCGATTTTGGCGTTTCCTGGTTCACCAACGAACCCGTCAGCAGCCTTCTAGCAAATCGGCTTCCGGTCACCTTGTCCATAGTCATCTTCGCCGTTCTGATGACAGCCTTCGTCAGTGCCGTCCTCGGCGTCACAGCTGCGGTCCGTGGCGGCTGGGTCGACCGGCTCCTGCAGGTGGTCAGCGTCATTGGCTTCTCCCTGCCGAACTTCTGGGTAGCACTGGTGCTCGTTGTCCTGCTCGCGGTAGTGGTGCCCATCTTCCCCGCCACCGGCTATGTCCCGGCCACAGAATCGCTGTCCGGTTGGTTCCTGGCACTCATCCTCCCCGTGACTGCCCTAGTCCTGGGTGGCATTGCCTCAGCCGCACAGCAAATCCGCGGCGCGGTGATCGATGTGCTGGACATGGACTACGTCCGCACGCTGCGGGCCCGTGGATTGAGTTCCACCAGCGTGCTACTCAAGCACGTTCTGCGGAACGCCGCTCCGCCGGCATTGACCATCCTTTCCCTGCAGTTCATTGCGCTGCTGGGCGGAGCCGTCGTCATCGAACGGGTCTTCGCCATCCCCGGCATGGGCACCCTGACCATCAACTCGTCCTTGCAGGGCGACATCCCCGCCCTGATGGGCGTTGTGGTGGCCCTGGTGATCCTCGTCGTGATCGTCAACCTCGTCATCGACCTTGCCAATGGCTGGATCAACCCGAAAGCACGCCTCCAATGACCGAAGCAACCACAGCCCTCACGAGTGCCCCGCTGCCCGTAGCGCCCGGACGCGTCTCCATCACCCGGACAGTCCTTCGCAACCCGCTGGGACTGACCGCACTCATCATCCTGACACTGATCATCCTGATCAGCGTCGTCGCTCCATCCTTCGCCCCCCACAGCCCGACGGAAGTGAAGATCGACAAGATCCTTGCACCGCCAAGTGCTGACTACGTGCTTGGGGGTGACGGCGCCGGACGGGATGTGTTCAGCCGCCTCATCTGGGCAGGTCAAAACACTTTGCTCGGGGCGTTGATCGCGGTATCGATCGCGTTGGTACTCGGCTCCCTCGCCGGGCTGGTCGCCGGGTACTTCGGCAGGGCCTTCGACGCCACGTCCAGCTGGGGCGCCAATATCCTGATGGCCCTGCCTCACATGATCGTTCTCCTCGCCCTCTACCAGACCTTGGGCGGATCGATGTATTCCACCATGGCAGTCTTCGGAGTCATGCTCTCACCGGGATTCTTCCGGCTAGTCCGCAACCAGGTCATCGCCGTCAAGAACGAACTGTACGTCGACGCTGCACGAGTTTCAGGGCTCAGTGACACCCGGATCATCAGCCGGCACGTCCTGCGCGTTGTCCGCTCGCCCATCATCATCCAAACAGCGATCATTGCGGGTATCGCCATCATCATCCAGTCCGGCCTGGAATTCCTCGGCCTAGGAGATCCCGCAACGCCAACCTGGGGAGGGATACTGCAGAACGCGTTCAGCAACATCTACATCGACCCCCCCGGCATCCTTTGGCCCGGGTTGGTCATCGCCGCGACGGTGGCGTCCCTGGTCCTTTTGGGCAACGCTATCCGCGACGGGCTGCAAGGACCCCGCGCATCCGCTGCGCGCCCCCGCGCCCTGCCCCGGCACG
It encodes the following:
- a CDS encoding sugar phosphate isomerase/epimerase, producing MSYSLQLYTLRDAIQEDLPGTIKKVAEIGFTQVEPYNFVATAKELGAALKENGLTAPSGHAPLLSADQDEIFAAAKELGIATVIDPFLPAEHWQDAETIRATAEKLNAAAKKGAEYGIRVGYHNHAWELESTIEGKTALEYFEGLLAPEVVLEVDTYWVAVGGQDPAELVARLGGRVKLIHIKDGPINREKAAQLPAGQGSIPVLDVMAAAKSLEVGVVEFDDYSGDIFEGIAESLAFLNAQSAGAKA
- a CDS encoding Gfo/Idh/MocA family oxidoreductase: MTIPGHAPDHTPARGQGPLGVAAIGYAFMGKAHSNAWRNVASFFDVQAFEQKVLVGRDAGAVAEAAARYGWAESVTDWRTVITRDDIDIVDICAPGWMHAEIAIAALEAGKHVLVEKPLANTLAEAELMTAAAAKARAWGVQSMIGFNYRRVPALALARELIAEGRLGTVRHVRAAYLQDWLADAQAPMSWRLRKETAGSGALGDIASHAIDQIQYLTGETILEASGVLKTFVTQRPGPDGLEDVTVDDAAWATFWLTGDIGASVEASRVATGQKNSLQIEMYGTDGALTFNLESLNELRFLDATLPVREQGFRRILVNEPEHPYLDAWWPQGHVIGWEHTFTHQIRDFLTAIRNGTQPSPSFEEGLNVQRVLDAVEESAANKSTLTVVRH
- a CDS encoding ABC transporter substrate-binding protein, with protein sequence MLVFDENAELKPNLATAWTYNSDNTVLNLKLRSGVKFTDGTPFDGAAVKANLEHLKAGKGQNAYMADSISSVDVVSPTEVNLNLTAPDPGLVFYLGVVGGAMASPAAETSPEIATTPVGSGPYKLDKSATTLGSQYTYTRNLDYWNKDAFPYDKIVVKPISDATARLNALKSGQVDSGLIEAKSVKEAEASRLNIINPPIDWRGLFIADREGKTVPALGDVRVRRAINLAIDGGALLKSLQLGQGEVTDQIFNKKSQAYVSDLDNKYRFDVDAAKKLMQEAGYADGFEVLMPDLAGFPDVTPILEQQLSAINIKVKWQKVSADSTISALLSGKFPMFFFSLGSQSAWQDIQKVALPTSPWNPAKVNNAELNALVQAARVAKPGDEQNRAMQAVNTWLVDNAWFAPLYRSNIIIASSVKTNVTPQPWNAVPWIRNYRPAS
- a CDS encoding dipeptide/oligopeptide/nickel ABC transporter permease/ATP-binding protein, with amino-acid sequence MTEATTALTSAPLPVAPGRVSITRTVLRNPLGLTALIILTLIILISVVAPSFAPHSPTEVKIDKILAPPSADYVLGGDGAGRDVFSRLIWAGQNTLLGALIAVSIALVLGSLAGLVAGYFGRAFDATSSWGANILMALPHMIVLLALYQTLGGSMYSTMAVFGVMLSPGFFRLVRNQVIAVKNELYVDAARVSGLSDTRIISRHVLRVVRSPIIIQTAIIAGIAIIIQSGLEFLGLGDPATPTWGGILQNAFSNIYIDPPGILWPGLVIAATVASLVLLGNAIRDGLQGPRASAARPRALPRHGHGQSRTHNTEPLNTDSGNGPLLRVQDIQVGYGSTANPLTVVRGVSFDVAAGEIVGIVGESGSGKTQTAFSILGLLPRGGRVLSGSIQFRGRDITFAPENEMQKLRGRELSYIPQEPMSNLDPSFTIGHQLVEPMQAVLKISKEEARKRSLALLERVGIADPERTFRSYPHEISGGMAQRVLIAGAVSCEPKLLIADEPTTALDVTVQAEVLDLLRDLQREMGMGIVLVTHNFGVVADLCDRVVVMQNGRVVETNDAETLFSAPSDPYTQALLAATLDGAPPRPPLAVTAAGTRKGNNDV
- a CDS encoding ABC transporter permease: MINFLARRLLSGVVLILVITTITYALIYSNAANAARNILGESATAADVAAKAKELGLDRPLHVQYLDWLSNAIHGDFGVSWFTNEPVSSLLANRLPVTLSIVIFAVLMTAFVSAVLGVTAAVRGGWVDRLLQVVSVIGFSLPNFWVALVLVVLLAVVVPIFPATGYVPATESLSGWFLALILPVTALVLGGIASAAQQIRGAVIDVLDMDYVRTLRARGLSSTSVLLKHVLRNAAPPALTILSLQFIALLGGAVVIERVFAIPGMGTLTINSSLQGDIPALMGVVVALVILVVIVNLVIDLANGWINPKARLQ
- a CDS encoding Gfo/Idh/MocA family oxidoreductase, translating into MSFSPSNRKGPVGVAVIGAGNISKQYLNNLTVFPDLKVLVIADIFVEAAAARAKEYGIPEFGAPEVALNHPDVEIIVNLTIPAAHVEVATAAVNAGKHVWTEKPFSLERESGLGLLKAAYAAGIRLGTAPDTFLGAGLQTARRIIERGDIGTPLTGLTTFQTPGPESWHPNPAFLFQYGAGPLFDMGPYYLTALVQTFGSVRKVAAVGSCAKAARVIGSGPKAGEEFAVEVPTHVSAMLQFEGGQSSHSVFSFESPRRRTGFVEITGSEATLSLPDPNYFDGGLNLWRPGVGEPEFIPATGPANGRGLGVLDMARALRAGLPHRATGDLAYHVLDSMVSIAESIESGSFVDVTSNAPVSAAVPEDWAPETATL